A region of Dermabacter vaginalis DNA encodes the following proteins:
- a CDS encoding TRAP transporter substrate-binding protein produces MSTDHVLSVSLNQTETHPSYIALAKFGELLREATNGRWGARVYPNESLGAQQEVVQLVADGAVDMAVISSPQMENLSLRFRPLNLPGVFTDSDHQAAVLKDESIVGELFESLVESKNLRVIGGLTQGSRHMYTKAPVSSPDDLAGKKIRVQESDVFISLMRAMSASPTPMAYGEVYTALQAGVLDGAENNEISYVTQRHYEVAKHFTLTNHLVGLDYVVAGENTLKKMRADDREAFLDCFTKAQDYFVELWKSETDKAIDAMKEAGSTIHEIDPSVFGPAIDSVAEQFLTTPEDEELYTKVREHESAKGDSK; encoded by the coding sequence GTGAGCACCGATCACGTCTTGTCCGTGTCCCTCAACCAAACGGAAACACACCCGAGTTACATCGCACTCGCGAAATTTGGTGAGCTTCTCAGAGAGGCCACGAACGGCCGTTGGGGCGCGCGCGTGTACCCAAATGAAAGTCTCGGTGCGCAGCAGGAAGTGGTCCAGCTCGTCGCGGATGGCGCCGTCGATATGGCAGTCATTTCGAGTCCACAAATGGAGAACCTCTCACTGCGCTTCCGCCCTCTGAACCTTCCGGGTGTCTTCACCGATAGCGACCACCAGGCAGCGGTGCTCAAGGACGAGTCAATTGTGGGTGAGCTTTTCGAGTCACTCGTCGAATCGAAGAACCTGAGGGTTATCGGCGGGTTGACGCAGGGCTCACGGCACATGTACACGAAGGCACCCGTGTCTTCACCCGACGATCTCGCGGGGAAGAAGATCCGCGTGCAGGAGTCGGATGTGTTCATTTCACTCATGCGCGCGATGAGTGCCTCTCCCACGCCTATGGCCTACGGCGAGGTGTACACCGCTCTTCAGGCTGGCGTACTCGATGGCGCGGAGAACAACGAGATTAGCTACGTGACGCAGCGGCACTACGAGGTCGCGAAGCACTTCACTCTCACGAACCACCTCGTCGGCCTCGACTACGTCGTCGCGGGTGAGAACACGCTCAAGAAAATGCGCGCGGACGATCGCGAAGCGTTCCTCGACTGTTTTACGAAGGCGCAGGACTACTTCGTTGAGTTGTGGAAATCGGAGACCGATAAGGCGATCGACGCGATGAAGGAGGCCGGCTCGACGATTCACGAGATTGACCCTTCGGTGTTCGGCCCGGCAATCGATTCGGTCGCCGAGCAGTTCCTCACGACTCCCGAAGACGAGGAGCTTTACACGAAAGTCCGCGAACACGAATCGGCGAAGGGAGATTCAAAATGA
- a CDS encoding TRAP transporter large permease, whose amino-acid sequence MDPAMLAGSILVIGIALLILIGAPIAVAIGLPSVIALIAVLDADSAVFVAAQRMFTGSSSFTLLAIPFFVLAGNLMNSGGIATRLIDAAKVLVGRLPGSLAHTNVVANALFGSVSGAAVASAAAVGTTMNPRQRREGYDPAFAAAVNVASAPSGMLIPPSNTLIVYSLVSSTSVAALFVAGYGPGLVWVLACVAVVLLAARRRTELRGTTERIPLAVAAMTLVKAVPAILMIVIVVGGLLAGIFTATESAVIAVAYCFILGLVYRELHLKDMPGILAASARTTAVVMLLVSVSSALGWALSYATIPETVAHALLSLADSKILILLIMMAVLLVVGTFMDPTPAILIFTPIFLPIAEQLGVDPIHFGLMLTFNLCIGTITPPVGNVLFVGAKVGGVRVEPVIRALVPFFIALMIGLLLVMFIPQITLFLPGVFGVLT is encoded by the coding sequence GTGGATCCCGCAATGCTTGCCGGTTCTATTCTTGTCATCGGCATCGCTCTTCTCATTCTCATTGGCGCACCGATTGCCGTCGCGATTGGCCTGCCCTCGGTCATCGCGCTCATTGCGGTTCTCGACGCGGATTCCGCGGTTTTTGTCGCGGCGCAGCGAATGTTCACGGGCTCAAGCTCGTTCACGCTTCTCGCCATTCCGTTCTTCGTGCTCGCCGGCAACCTCATGAACAGTGGCGGCATTGCGACGCGCCTCATTGACGCGGCGAAGGTGCTCGTGGGGCGCCTCCCCGGTTCGCTTGCGCATACGAATGTCGTGGCTAACGCACTTTTCGGTTCGGTGTCGGGCGCCGCGGTCGCTTCGGCAGCAGCCGTTGGCACGACGATGAACCCGCGCCAGCGCCGGGAGGGTTACGACCCCGCGTTCGCGGCAGCAGTCAATGTGGCCTCGGCACCGTCGGGCATGCTGATCCCACCGTCGAACACTCTCATCGTGTACTCGCTCGTGTCGTCGACCTCGGTCGCCGCACTGTTTGTCGCGGGCTACGGCCCAGGCCTTGTGTGGGTCCTCGCGTGTGTGGCGGTTGTGCTGCTCGCGGCACGCAGGCGCACCGAGCTTCGCGGCACCACCGAACGCATTCCCCTCGCAGTAGCCGCCATGACGCTGGTGAAGGCCGTGCCGGCAATCCTCATGATCGTCATCGTCGTGGGTGGTCTTCTCGCGGGGATATTTACGGCAACGGAATCGGCCGTGATCGCTGTCGCGTACTGCTTCATTCTCGGCCTCGTGTATCGCGAGCTACACCTCAAAGACATGCCCGGGATCCTCGCGGCCTCGGCGCGCACGACCGCCGTGGTCATGCTCCTTGTCTCGGTGTCCTCAGCTCTTGGTTGGGCCCTCAGCTACGCGACGATCCCGGAAACCGTTGCCCACGCACTCTTGTCGCTCGCCGATTCAAAGATTCTCATTCTTCTCATCATGATGGCGGTTCTTCTCGTGGTGGGGACCTTCATGGACCCCACTCCCGCGATTTTGATTTTCACGCCGATCTTCCTTCCCATCGCGGAGCAGCTCGGTGTGGATCCGATCCACTTCGGTCTCATGCTCACGTTCAACCTGTGTATCGGCACGATCACCCCACCCGTGGGCAACGTGTTGTTCGTGGGCGCGAAGGTGGGTGGAGTACGCGTGGAGCCCGTGATTCGCGCACTCGTGCCGTTCTTTATCGCGCTCATGATCGGGCTTTTGCTCGTGATGTTCATTCCGCAGATCACGTTGTTCCTGCCGGGTGTGTTCGGAGTGCTCACCTAG
- a CDS encoding lactate racemase domain-containing protein, whose translation MDTMSERVSHVKPIPASLVSAAARIGGPNDTLTDEQIASFVEEQLANTDLDGKRVCVIIPDGTRSVPLPRVMPAVHDALKDRASHVTVLIALGTHAAMSEEHIERMLGTGPGKLRETYPAFEIRNHEWDNEAEIADLGEISAETIAELTGGLLSDVPMRVNINRHVVEADVNLIVGPVFPHEVVGFSGGNKYFFPGCSVHDVIDISHWVGALITASRIIGALGLTPVRELIDAASARIETEKYCLAMVVRSASSDLHAMSFGSPESAWAACAQISAHTHIRYVEKPYKRIVAIMPEMYEDIWTGAKGFYKLEPVCADGGQVIIYAPHITEVAAMHPGLRDIGYHNIEYFTKQWDRFKNHPWGELAHSTHVTGLGTYDAETGEEKNRVRRAFATQISPEVCAEYNVEYVDPASLDLEALRHDPDTLVVDHAGEVLHRLASERQPL comes from the coding sequence ATGGACACCATGAGCGAACGAGTAAGTCACGTGAAGCCCATTCCCGCCTCGCTAGTGAGCGCCGCCGCTCGCATTGGTGGCCCCAACGACACCCTCACCGACGAGCAGATCGCAAGTTTTGTGGAGGAACAGCTCGCGAACACCGACCTCGACGGCAAGCGCGTGTGCGTGATCATTCCCGACGGCACCCGGTCAGTACCGCTTCCGCGCGTGATGCCCGCCGTCCACGACGCGCTCAAGGACCGCGCCTCCCACGTGACAGTGCTCATCGCGCTTGGCACGCACGCCGCGATGAGCGAAGAGCACATCGAGCGGATGCTTGGCACGGGCCCCGGCAAGCTCCGCGAGACTTACCCGGCTTTCGAGATTCGCAACCACGAATGGGACAACGAGGCTGAGATCGCGGACCTCGGCGAGATCAGCGCCGAAACGATCGCGGAACTCACGGGCGGGCTTCTGAGCGATGTCCCGATGCGCGTGAACATCAACCGTCACGTCGTCGAAGCGGACGTCAACCTCATCGTGGGCCCCGTGTTCCCGCATGAGGTGGTGGGCTTTTCGGGGGGCAACAAGTACTTCTTCCCCGGCTGCTCCGTGCACGACGTCATCGACATCTCCCACTGGGTGGGCGCGCTCATCACGGCGAGCCGCATCATCGGCGCGCTTGGCCTCACGCCCGTGCGTGAGCTCATCGACGCGGCAAGCGCCCGCATCGAGACCGAGAAATACTGCCTCGCGATGGTCGTGCGCTCCGCGAGCAGCGACCTGCACGCGATGAGCTTCGGAAGCCCCGAGAGCGCGTGGGCGGCCTGCGCACAGATCTCGGCCCACACGCACATTCGCTACGTCGAAAAGCCGTACAAGCGGATCGTCGCGATCATGCCGGAGATGTACGAAGACATTTGGACGGGGGCGAAGGGCTTTTACAAGCTCGAGCCGGTATGTGCCGACGGTGGCCAGGTGATCATCTATGCCCCGCACATCACGGAGGTCGCCGCCATGCATCCGGGCCTTCGCGACATCGGCTACCACAACATCGAGTACTTCACGAAACAGTGGGATCGCTTCAAAAACCACCCGTGGGGCGAGCTCGCCCACTCCACCCACGTCACGGGCCTCGGCACCTACGATGCCGAAACCGGCGAGGAGAAGAACCGCGTGCGCCGCGCGTTTGCCACGCAGATCTCGCCGGAGGTGTGCGCGGAGTACAACGTCGAGTACGTTGATCCCGCCTCTCTCGACCTTGAGGCGCTGCGTCATGATCCCGACACCCTCGTCGTGGATCACGCGGGTGAGGTTTTGCACCGCCTCGCGAGTGAGCGGCAGCCACTGTGA
- a CDS encoding TRAP transporter small permease has protein sequence MSTASVSTQVTAQVSSLRRGIIETLKWVSVVIFAVLVLVVLWQVFARQVLSQPSTWSTTVAQYMLVWLTLFSMAFVFAERGHVAVDIVSRLAPPAVQKILAILVELAVALFAGLGLVWGGIRGVALTWGQSIPGLSLTIGHMYLALPVCGAIVFVVAILDLIDAARFGVLPSLEPQASDVIPAPAIPRQSADAGPHSRHRESGEKTDSTEV, from the coding sequence ATGAGTACCGCATCCGTCTCTACGCAGGTCACCGCGCAGGTGTCCTCACTTCGTCGCGGCATCATCGAGACCCTCAAGTGGGTCAGCGTCGTAATTTTCGCGGTTCTCGTTCTCGTCGTGTTGTGGCAGGTGTTCGCACGCCAGGTCCTCAGCCAGCCCTCAACCTGGTCCACGACCGTCGCACAGTACATGCTCGTGTGGCTCACACTGTTCTCGATGGCGTTCGTGTTCGCGGAGCGTGGCCACGTCGCCGTCGATATCGTGTCGCGTCTCGCGCCCCCAGCGGTGCAGAAGATTCTCGCGATCCTCGTTGAGCTCGCCGTTGCGCTGTTCGCAGGTCTCGGTCTCGTGTGGGGCGGCATCCGCGGTGTTGCGCTCACGTGGGGCCAATCGATCCCGGGCCTGTCACTCACGATCGGCCACATGTACCTCGCGCTTCCCGTGTGCGGCGCAATCGTGTTCGTCGTGGCCATCCTGGACCTCATCGATGCCGCACGATTTGGCGTTCTCCCCTCACTCGAGCCACAGGCTTCCGACGTCATCCCCGCCCCCGCGATTCCTCGTCAGAGCGCGGATGCGGGCCCCCATTCACGTCACCGAGAATCCGGTGAAAAGACTGACTCGACGGAGGTGTAG
- a CDS encoding TRAP transporter large permease, producing MSTMTVTLLLFGTFFLLLAVGVPIAIGISVAAFASILMILPPDQAIFVVMQKMNTGLESFTLLAIPLFILAGNIMNNGGIAKRLIALAELVTGRVPGSLVHTNIVGNMLFGALSGSAVAAAAAIGGTMSKQQRERGYDPAFTAAANIASAPSGLLIPPTTAFIVYSMIAGGTSIAALFMAGAVPGILMGLTVIAVALVHAIRKKYPTSGAVSLSQAGKTILDAIPALLLIIVVVGGIVAGIFTATEGAGIAVAYCLILALLYRSLTWADIKAIMGRTIATTGVILLLIAASSAMSWVMAYTGMPQAISDLLLGVSDNPIVILLLINVVLIVVGTFMDITPAILIFTPIFLPIAEGIGVDPVHFGVMLVFNMCIGTMTPPVGSVLFIGTSLAGTTIEKVIPRLLPYLAALFLMLLVVTFVPTLSLWLPGAMGLL from the coding sequence ATGAGCACCATGACGGTCACCCTGCTCCTGTTTGGCACCTTCTTCCTCCTGCTCGCCGTGGGCGTACCGATCGCGATCGGTATTTCCGTTGCCGCGTTCGCGAGCATCCTCATGATTCTGCCGCCTGACCAGGCCATCTTCGTTGTCATGCAGAAGATGAACACGGGCCTCGAGTCGTTCACGCTGCTCGCAATCCCACTGTTCATTCTTGCGGGCAACATCATGAACAACGGCGGTATCGCCAAGCGCCTCATCGCGCTCGCGGAACTCGTGACGGGCCGAGTGCCCGGCTCACTCGTGCACACGAACATCGTGGGCAACATGCTTTTCGGTGCGCTTTCGGGTTCGGCCGTTGCCGCCGCGGCGGCTATCGGCGGCACGATGAGCAAACAGCAGCGCGAGCGCGGTTACGACCCCGCGTTCACCGCAGCAGCAAACATTGCTTCGGCTCCCTCGGGCCTGCTTATTCCCCCGACCACGGCGTTCATCGTGTATTCGATGATCGCGGGCGGCACGTCGATCGCGGCGCTGTTCATGGCGGGCGCGGTTCCCGGCATTCTCATGGGCCTCACCGTGATCGCGGTCGCGCTCGTGCACGCGATCCGCAAGAAGTACCCAACCTCGGGCGCCGTGAGCCTCTCGCAGGCCGGCAAGACGATCCTCGACGCGATCCCGGCGCTCCTGCTCATCATCGTCGTCGTGGGCGGCATCGTTGCGGGTATCTTCACCGCGACCGAGGGCGCGGGCATCGCCGTCGCGTACTGCCTCATCCTTGCGCTCCTCTACCGGAGCCTCACGTGGGCCGACATCAAGGCGATCATGGGCCGTACGATCGCGACGACCGGCGTGATCCTCCTGCTCATTGCCGCGAGCTCCGCGATGAGCTGGGTCATGGCCTACACGGGCATGCCGCAGGCCATTAGCGACCTGCTCCTCGGCGTTTCCGATAACCCGATCGTGATTCTCCTGCTCATCAACGTCGTCCTCATTGTCGTGGGCACGTTCATGGACATCACGCCCGCGATCCTCATCTTCACGCCGATCTTCCTCCCCATCGCGGAGGGCATCGGCGTGGACCCGGTCCACTTCGGCGTGATGCTCGTGTTCAACATGTGCATCGGCACGATGACCCCGCCCGTTGGCTCCGTGCTCTTCATCGGTACGAGCCTTGCGGGCACGACGATCGAGAAGGTCATCCCGAGGCTCCTGCCGTACCTTGCGGCGCTGTTCCTCATGCTGCTCGTCGTCACGTTCGTGCCCACGCTGTCCTTGTGGCTGCCGGGCGCAATGGGGCTTTTGTAA
- a CDS encoding TRAP transporter small permease → MYDTMLKLKKGITVCLFVIAGILLAAMALLVIIQVFTRYVLSDPADWTEELVTVSLMWACFLCGAYAFVNRKHMALVFFRDRLPEAGKRIVMILVDALALAFAAIVIVWGGTQLTLVSLDAPSAILQIPRGLSYGAAPVGGIFMVLAQIINLWEDFTGETLPDTDLGADDETLVAEAAADIPTETKEARA, encoded by the coding sequence ATGTACGACACCATGCTCAAGCTCAAAAAGGGCATCACCGTGTGCCTGTTCGTGATCGCAGGCATCCTGCTTGCCGCGATGGCGCTGCTCGTGATCATCCAGGTGTTCACGCGCTACGTCCTTTCCGATCCTGCCGATTGGACCGAGGAGCTCGTCACCGTTTCGCTCATGTGGGCCTGCTTCCTGTGCGGCGCCTACGCTTTCGTCAACCGCAAGCACATGGCTCTCGTGTTCTTCCGCGACCGCCTCCCCGAGGCTGGAAAGCGCATCGTCATGATCCTCGTCGACGCACTCGCGCTCGCCTTCGCGGCGATCGTGATCGTGTGGGGCGGCACGCAGCTCACCCTCGTGTCGCTCGATGCCCCGTCCGCGATCCTCCAGATTCCCCGTGGCCTCTCCTATGGCGCGGCCCCCGTCGGCGGCATTTTCATGGTGCTCGCCCAGATCATCAACCTGTGGGAGGACTTCACGGGTGAAACCCTCCCCGACACCGACCTTGGCGCCGACGACGAGACGCTCGTGGCCGAAGCCGCCGCAGATATCCCCACCGAGACTAAGGAGGCCCGCGCATGA
- a CDS encoding LarC family nickel insertion protein: protein MGHSEHLNDDTSPHTIAWIDATAGIAGDMLLGALVDAGANLEQVQAVIDALIPGAVKLSSRVVDRCGQRGVKVDVEMLVENPPHRTWASIREMLEGARGSIPDATIDLGLRVFGLLARAEGRAHGIDPEDVHFHEVGALDSIADVIGSCEAWRQLGVGGATGSTIAVGSGRIRAAHGDIPVPVPATAYLAEGWPTVAGDLLPPRAHGHSHDHAHGHSHDHHHEHSLPEHAAGGPHAAAPPSGVAPGIGELATPTGVALMRGLAESYGPMPGMVTHAVGIGAGTKDTPGRPNVVRVFLGERYPHA from the coding sequence ATGGGACACAGTGAACACCTCAACGACGACACCTCCCCCCATACGATCGCGTGGATCGATGCGACGGCCGGCATTGCGGGCGACATGCTCCTCGGCGCCCTCGTCGATGCGGGCGCTAACCTCGAGCAGGTCCAAGCCGTGATCGATGCCCTTATCCCCGGCGCCGTGAAGCTCTCCTCTCGTGTCGTGGACCGCTGCGGGCAGCGCGGCGTCAAGGTCGACGTTGAAATGCTCGTCGAGAACCCGCCCCACCGCACGTGGGCATCGATCCGCGAGATGCTCGAGGGTGCGCGCGGCTCGATTCCCGACGCCACGATTGACCTTGGTTTGCGCGTTTTTGGTCTTCTCGCGCGCGCCGAGGGCCGTGCCCACGGCATCGATCCCGAGGATGTGCACTTCCACGAGGTCGGCGCGCTCGATTCGATCGCCGACGTGATCGGGTCGTGCGAGGCCTGGCGTCAGCTCGGAGTCGGGGGCGCGACGGGCAGCACGATCGCGGTCGGCTCGGGACGCATTCGCGCCGCGCACGGGGACATTCCGGTGCCGGTTCCGGCCACGGCTTATCTGGCGGAAGGATGGCCGACGGTTGCCGGCGACCTGCTGCCGCCACGCGCGCACGGGCACTCCCACGATCATGCGCACGGGCACTCTCACGACCACCACCATGAACACTCGCTTCCCGAGCACGCCGCGGGCGGCCCCCACGCGGCTGCGCCCCCATCAGGCGTCGCTCCAGGCATCGGTGAGCTCGCGACCCCCACGGGCGTAGCCCTCATGCGCGGTCTCGCGGAAAGCTACGGCCCCATGCCGGGCATGGTCACGCACGCGGTTGGTATTGGGGCGGGCACGAAAGACACACCCGGTCGACCGAATGTTGTGCGGGTCTTCCTCGGGGAGCGCTACCCTCATGCGTGA
- the larE gene encoding ATP-dependent sacrificial sulfur transferase LarE translates to MPKLTGDLAVRADAAMRELTEHERVGIAYSGGVDSATLAALAVRALGAERVVALLGVSPSLARRERQTAHEVAKAIGVPVQEIQTHEGERPEYIANDVDRCFFCKDELFTRIEDEVLDELDLDAVAYGENADDAKRPDRPGAGAATNHAVLRPLASAGLTKSDVREVARALGVPVADKPAAPCLASRIPHGEKVTPEKLRQVEDLEDAVFDLGFSDCRVRHHGRIARIEVPQGELPRAVEPETRAALVNVGRKAGFRNVTLDLAGLQSGAFTLSIMNAKGTL, encoded by the coding sequence GTGCCTAAGCTCACCGGAGACCTCGCCGTGCGCGCGGATGCCGCCATGCGCGAGCTCACCGAACATGAGCGCGTGGGAATCGCTTACTCGGGTGGGGTGGACTCGGCGACCCTCGCGGCGCTCGCGGTGCGGGCGCTCGGCGCCGAGCGCGTCGTAGCCCTCCTCGGGGTGTCGCCCTCGCTTGCGCGGCGCGAACGGCAAACCGCCCACGAGGTCGCGAAAGCGATCGGCGTGCCCGTTCAGGAGATCCAGACTCACGAGGGTGAGCGTCCCGAATACATCGCGAACGACGTGGACCGCTGCTTCTTCTGCAAGGACGAGCTTTTCACGCGCATCGAGGACGAGGTGCTTGACGAACTTGACCTCGATGCCGTGGCCTACGGTGAGAATGCCGACGATGCGAAGCGCCCCGATCGCCCCGGTGCGGGCGCCGCGACGAACCACGCGGTGCTCCGCCCCCTCGCGAGCGCGGGCCTCACGAAGAGCGATGTGCGCGAGGTTGCGCGAGCCCTCGGCGTTCCCGTTGCTGATAAACCGGCCGCGCCGTGCCTCGCTTCGCGCATTCCCCACGGCGAGAAGGTCACGCCCGAGAAGCTCCGCCAGGTAGAAGATCTCGAGGATGCCGTGTTTGACCTGGGCTTTAGCGACTGTCGCGTGCGCCACCACGGCCGCATCGCGCGCATCGAGGTACCTCAGGGCGAGCTTCCGCGCGCCGTCGAACCCGAGACCCGCGCGGCGCTCGTGAACGTCGGAAGGAAGGCGGGGTTCCGCAACGTCACCCTCGACCTCGCCGGCCTCCAATCGGGCGCGTTCACGCTCAGCATCATGAACGCGAAGGGAACGCTGTGA
- a CDS encoding TRAP transporter substrate-binding protein: MARRMTRRSALGLGAAALSAAAFAGCSSGKFTKDGKVKLRMAHTLGDKHPTSKALQIFVDEVESRSNGEISIEVFGNGVLGSETESIEQLSRGVVDIVRCAAPSIAPYSSGYNAFGLPFLFDDEKHYYRAMDSGDMRSFFDSSTEDGFRTLTYYTSGARSFYTVDTAIETPDDLRGFKIRVQNFRSQTELISKLGGTPLILPFGEIYTGLQTGLVDGAESNETALTDSAHGEVAKVFTYTEHTMIPDVLSFSEATWKLLEEDHHTVLTEAAVASTEQHKTIWSEAIAQSITDAEAMGVTFVKNVDREPFRELTSGIVPEFVDHYDGVSTVLDAIDNARKGA; this comes from the coding sequence ATGGCTCGTCGCATGACACGACGATCGGCGCTCGGCCTCGGGGCCGCCGCGCTGTCCGCCGCTGCATTTGCCGGATGCTCGTCCGGCAAGTTCACGAAGGACGGCAAGGTCAAACTGCGCATGGCCCACACGCTGGGCGACAAACACCCCACCTCGAAGGCCCTCCAGATTTTTGTGGACGAGGTCGAGAGCCGTTCAAACGGCGAGATCAGCATCGAGGTTTTCGGCAACGGCGTTCTCGGCAGCGAGACCGAGTCGATCGAGCAGCTGAGCCGCGGTGTCGTGGACATCGTGCGCTGCGCGGCGCCGTCGATCGCCCCGTACTCCTCGGGCTACAACGCCTTTGGTTTGCCGTTCCTGTTCGACGACGAAAAGCACTACTATCGCGCGATGGACTCGGGCGACATGCGCTCCTTCTTCGATTCGAGCACCGAAGACGGCTTTCGCACCCTCACCTACTACACGTCGGGCGCACGCTCGTTCTACACGGTCGATACGGCGATCGAAACACCCGACGACCTGCGCGGCTTCAAGATCCGCGTGCAGAACTTCCGCTCGCAAACAGAGCTCATTAGCAAGCTCGGTGGCACGCCGCTCATTCTTCCGTTCGGCGAAATCTACACTGGCCTCCAGACGGGCCTCGTGGACGGCGCCGAATCGAACGAGACCGCCCTCACCGACTCCGCTCACGGCGAAGTCGCGAAGGTGTTCACCTACACCGAGCACACGATGATCCCCGACGTCCTCTCTTTCAGTGAGGCGACGTGGAAACTCCTCGAGGAGGATCACCACACCGTGCTCACCGAAGCGGCGGTCGCTTCCACCGAGCAACACAAAACCATCTGGAGTGAGGCAATCGCCCAGTCCATCACGGATGCGGAAGCCATGGGCGTCACGTTCGTGAAAAATGTGGACCGCGAGCCGTTCCGCGAACTCACCTCGGGGATCGTTCCCGAGTTCGTTGACCACTACGACGGCGTCAGCACCGTGCTCGACGCCATCGACAACGCACGCAAGGGGGCGTAA
- the larB gene encoding nickel pincer cofactor biosynthesis protein LarB: protein MSAGRGAGAGAGSGKGLDASLASIANLDFDRAARRGAPEAILCDAKSTKQVARIARAIREHAERSGSEPALPTLFTRLDTEKAATIREELPGMAYDEEASMGAWPASEPDPTGGLVTVACAGTSDLPVAREAELTARYLGRPTRLIPDIGIAGLHRLLERLPELRESACIVAVAGMDGALPTVIAGQVACPVVALPTSVGYGVAAGGVSAALTMLSACAPGIGVVNIDNGYGAGHLAAQIARWAPRDTE from the coding sequence GTGAGCGCGGGGCGTGGCGCGGGCGCAGGCGCAGGTTCGGGGAAGGGGCTCGACGCTTCCCTCGCCAGCATCGCCAACCTCGACTTTGATCGTGCCGCAAGGCGGGGTGCCCCCGAGGCGATCCTGTGCGACGCGAAGAGCACGAAGCAGGTCGCGAGGATCGCTCGCGCGATTCGTGAGCACGCTGAACGGTCGGGCAGCGAGCCCGCGCTTCCCACGCTCTTCACCCGCCTCGACACCGAAAAAGCCGCCACGATCCGTGAAGAGTTGCCCGGCATGGCTTACGACGAAGAAGCGTCGATGGGGGCGTGGCCAGCGTCGGAACCGGACCCTACGGGCGGGCTCGTGACCGTGGCGTGTGCCGGCACGAGCGATCTTCCCGTTGCGCGCGAGGCGGAACTGACAGCGCGCTACCTCGGCCGGCCCACCCGACTCATCCCCGACATTGGAATTGCGGGGCTGCACCGGCTGCTCGAGCGCCTGCCCGAGCTGCGGGAATCCGCATGCATCGTCGCCGTCGCGGGCATGGACGGTGCGCTCCCCACGGTGATTGCAGGGCAGGTCGCGTGCCCCGTCGTCGCGCTGCCCACGTCGGTTGGCTACGGCGTCGCAGCCGGGGGAGTGAGTGCGGCCCTCACAATGCTCTCGGCGTGCGCGCCAGGCATCGGCGTGGTCAATATCGACAACGGATACGGTGCGGGGCACCTCGCCGCGCAAATTGCACGGTGGGCGCCCCGCGATACCGAGTAG